A stretch of DNA from Candidatus Eisenbacteria bacterium:
AGCTGGCTGCGCTCATTCATGCACCTCATGGAGGTCCTGATTCGATAGGAAGGCCGGCTCCCTGCCACTCGGGGAAACCGTCGGCCAGACGCCGCGCGCGGAATCCCCGGGACCGCAACAGCTCCACCGCATGCACTGAGAGCACGCAATAGGGGCCACGGCAGTACGCCACGATCTCCTTCCGCTTGGGGAGCTTGGCCAAACGTCGTTTGAGCTCGTTGAGCGGGACAGACATCGCCCCGCGGATGTGTCCGGCCGCAAACTCCTCGGGCGGTCGCACATCGAGGATGAGCACGTCTTCCTCGCGCGCACGCTTGACCAGCTCGCGCCGGGAGACCGGTTCCAGCAGTTCAGGCGACGCGAAATAGGTATGGATCAAGTCGTCGACCTCGGCGATCCGCGCCTGTGCCACGCGGCGGATGACCTGCAGGAGATCGAAGACTTCCGGCCCGGCGAGTCGGTAGAAGACCCGCGTGCCCTGCTTGCGAACATCGACGAGACGCACGGCCCGAAGTGCCTGGAGGTGGTGCGAGGTGTTCGCGGTTGGGAGCCGGGCTTCCGCTGCCAACACGTCGACGCTGCGCTCGCCTTGGGCGAGCAGCTCAAGTAGCTGAATCCGCTGGGCGCTCGAAACCGCCTTCCCGATGTGAGCGAAGTGCTCAAAGAGCCTCTGCGTGCCTTTCGTTCGATCCATGAATCTCCTCAAAGACCAACCCCGAGTTGCGCGTTATTGGGTCAGTGGCGGCTTTAGCGCGGTCATCATGACGGCCTTGACGCCGAAGGCCTCGGCTGAGCTCTG
This window harbors:
- a CDS encoding metalloregulator ArsR/SmtB family transcription factor; translation: MDRTKGTQRLFEHFAHIGKAVSSAQRIQLLELLAQGERSVDVLAAEARLPTANTSHHLQALRAVRLVDVRKQGTRVFYRLAGPEVFDLLQVIRRVAQARIAEVDDLIHTYFASPELLEPVSRRELVKRAREEDVLILDVRPPEEFAAGHIRGAMSVPLNELKRRLAKLPKRKEIVAYCRGPYCVLSVHAVELLRSRGFRARRLADGFPEWQGAGLPIESGPP